A stretch of DNA from Tissierellales bacterium:
ACACAAGCTCCTACACATACTAGTGTATGAGTAATAAACCCGGCTGGTCTATTTCTCATCTCTCTCTCATATCCAACAAATCCTCCAACTATAATTGCAAATATTATCCGGATAATAATATCCCAAGTCGTCACCATCATCTCGCATGCACCTCCCTCTAACCGTACATATATGCCCCTTTTATAGCTTTTCAAACAATTTTTATCCAATATTTGTAAACTTTAGCCTTATAAAAAAAGTCCTTAAGGGTTCATCTATGCTACTCTGACTTACCCTCAAAGGACTATTATTCAACATAAATCTCAAATTATTAATATCGAATCACTAGTTTTAAATCTCTTTTTCTGTCGATATTTCAAATTGAACTACCACTATGCTAAAGCCATAGGGGTTTTACGCCTTTAAATTATAAAATGTGGATTGCTCTTTCATCAAATCCCATCATAAGTGATTCGCCAACATCGTACATTTTCTTTCCAAATGGATTTGACTGGCTTATAAGAATAGTCTGACCTCTCCATTCCACTTCATACTCATGGTATTCTCCCATGAACATACTCTTTGTAACTATCGCTTTGAAATCATCTTGTTCTATATGGATACTCTCTGGTCTAACTATCATCTCTACAGCATCGCCTACGCTATACTCTTTGTCCGACTCCACATTGTATGTCGTAGATTCTACTTTGACACCGTATTTGCTAGCATCCTTGCTCACTATCTCACCTTTTATTACATTTGCTTTTCCAATAAATCCTGCAACAAAAGCATTTGCTGGTTTTTGGTATATATCTCTCGGACTTCCTACCTGCTGGATGACACCATCTTTCATTATTACAACCTTATCAGAAAGTCCCATAGCCTCTGATTGGTCATGTGTTACATATAGAGATGTAATTCCGACTTCTCTTTGAATCTTTCTGATTTCATCTCTCATGTGAATTCTAAGCTTAGCATCTAGATTTGAAAGTGGCTCATCAAATAAAAGTACTCCTGGCTCCATTACAAGCGCTCTTGCAAGCGATACCCTTTGCTGCTGACCACCTGACATTTGTGAAGGTACGCGATCTGCAAAATCTTCCATCTTCATAAGAGTAAGTATCTTTTGAACTCTAGCATCAATCTGCTCTTTTGGCAATTTTTGAAGTTTTAAACCATATGCTATGTTGTCGTAAACATTCATATGTGGGAAAAGTGCATAGTTCTGGAAAACAAGAGCAGTATCTCTTTTGTCTGGAGTCAAACTAGCTACGTTTTCCTTTCCAATGTAAATCTCTCCCTCAGTTAGTGTTTCAAATCCTGCCACCATTCTAAGAATAGTAGTCTTTCCACAACCCGATGGTCCTAAAAGTGTTACGAAATCACCTGGTTTTATATCTAAATTTACGTTATCAACTGCTTTTACCTGAGTATTTTTATTTGTAACGAATATTTTCGTCATATTCTTGATTGTAATTCCCTTTTTCATCGTCGTAGCCTCCTACATTTCAATATCTTCTTTGTCTACACCAAGTTTCGAAAGTAAATAGCGCATAAATGCTATCATTGATCCAACTATTATTATAAGTATAGTCGAATAAGCACTAGCTACCCCAACTCGGCCCTGATCTATCTGACTCATGATGGCAACTGTAAGCAAACTATGTCTCGCTGATACCAAGAATATTATAGTACTTACAAGTGTCATACTTCTAGAGAAAGAATACACCAAACCACTGAAAAATGCTGGCTTGATCATAGGAAGTGTAACCGATGTAAATACCTTCTTG
This window harbors:
- a CDS encoding ABC transporter ATP-binding protein, translating into MKKGITIKNMTKIFVTNKNTQVKAVDNVNLDIKPGDFVTLLGPSGCGKTTILRMVAGFETLTEGEIYIGKENVASLTPDKRDTALVFQNYALFPHMNVYDNIAYGLKLQKLPKEQIDARVQKILTLMKMEDFADRVPSQMSGGQQQRVSLARALVMEPGVLLFDEPLSNLDAKLRIHMRDEIRKIQREVGITSLYVTHDQSEAMGLSDKVVIMKDGVIQQVGSPRDIYQKPANAFVAGFIGKANVIKGEIVSKDASKYGVKVESTTYNVESDKEYSVGDAVEMIVRPESIHIEQDDFKAIVTKSMFMGEYHEYEVEWRGQTILISQSNPFGKKMYDVGESLMMGFDERAIHIL